A window of the Pyrodictium abyssi genome harbors these coding sequences:
- the purE gene encoding 5-(carboxyamino)imidazole ribonucleotide mutase, whose protein sequence is MSGSACRGRVAIIIGSRSDMEYAERAERVLREAGVETEVRVLSAHRDPEALDRYIRENDEGIDVYIAMAGLSAALPGYIASRTAKPVIGVPVPAGPLRGVDALLSIVQMPRGVPVAGVGIGAAENAALLALRILRVASRCSDGG, encoded by the coding sequence GTGTCCGGCTCTGCGTGCCGTGGCCGGGTGGCCATCATCATCGGGAGCCGGAGCGACATGGAGTATGCTGAGCGGGCGGAGAGGGTGCTCAGGGAGGCTGGGGTGGAGACGGAGGTGCGGGTGCTTAGCGCGCACCGGGACCCGGAGGCGCTGGACCGCTACATTAGGGAGAACGACGAGGGGATAGACGTGTACATAGCCATGGCGGGGCTCTCGGCGGCGCTGCCCGGCTACATAGCGTCCCGGACCGCTAAGCCGGTCATAGGCGTGCCGGTGCCGGCAGGGCCGCTGCGGGGCGTGGACGCGCTGCTCTCGATAGTCCAGATGCCGCGCGGCGTGCCGGTGGCCGGGGTGGGTATAGGCGCGGCGGAGAACGCGGCGCTGCTGGCGCTCCGCATCCTGCGCGTAGCTAGCAGGTGTAGCGACGGGGGCTAG
- a CDS encoding UPF0175 family protein, whose translation MHGYAGIALRGARDPGAKRYPRAQRDSLAWFVWAVAVAKKRGALAIVIPEDIVAAAKAPGQEFERVARIELAVALYAHGIPGLGQARRLAGLSKRASSRS comes from the coding sequence GTGCACGGCTACGCGGGGATAGCTCTGCGAGGCGCCCGGGACCCCGGAGCTAAACGTTATCCCCGGGCTCAGCGAGACAGCCTTGCATGGTTCGTATGGGCGGTAGCTGTGGCAAAGAAGCGAGGCGCTCTAGCCATAGTTATCCCGGAGGACATTGTGGCTGCTGCAAAGGCCCCCGGGCAGGAGTTCGAGCGCGTAGCCAGGATAGAGCTTGCAGTGGCGCTGTACGCTCACGGGATACCCGGCCTCGGCCAGGCTCGGAGGCTCGCAGGACTGTCGAAGCGGGCTTCCTCGAGGAGCTAG
- a CDS encoding AAA family ATPase yields MAVTHIEEVKAYLPYISEGELEGLEVDVNGLQRFTIIVGRNASGKTSLLEALGYTVALTGHGESIAPALAMIRTMRQQTAIPSFLAGLVRESEESGNGEDYGIERVSDTG; encoded by the coding sequence GTGGCTGTGACACATATAGAAGAGGTTAAGGCATATCTACCGTACATTAGCGAAGGCGAGCTGGAGGGCCTAGAGGTAGATGTCAACGGTCTCCAGCGCTTCACCATCATAGTGGGCCGCAATGCGTCTGGTAAGACGTCGCTTCTAGAGGCTCTAGGCTATACCGTTGCACTGACAGGGCATGGGGAGAGCATAGCACCGGCGCTTGCAATGATAAGGACTATGAGGCAACAGACTGCGATTCCATCGTTCTTAGCCGGTCTCGTTAGAGAATCAGAAGAGAGCGGGAATGGCGAAGATTATGGCATAGAACGTGTAAGCGATACTGGTTAA
- a CDS encoding AAA family ATPase gives MAAGRLERVSLDGFRGLRDSVELGAALNIVVGPNNAGKTSLLEAAATSLVLNYADVKLANYYLMVMYAARGSEKHSIASLVPPGAASARACVSLGGEEVCTEITRESRQESRGAQLVTVVEVELRATRRECSLTYTLEPAGIGVRADGRDCFSQELGVGVLTPGIIPYDFFDMVIGRLKREQESLEALTLEIAGRRFKVDLASDDWDQMAAYVVEDAGQERPRKVIFYSVGRGLQRGLQYLLLLSLADIILVDEIESAMHPELLEAIAARTAEAARRGKQFVITTQSLEAARMLAAALVTRDRAAWRSPARLLEESRRACTEPDSEDELERLLALVVLDRDGDSLRSMRLAGCEALSHIAGSRDVRLSYTLL, from the coding sequence TTGGCTGCTGGGCGGCTTGAGCGTGTTTCTCTGGATGGTTTTCGGGGTCTCCGGGATAGTGTGGAGCTCGGTGCCGCGCTCAACATAGTGGTCGGCCCTAATAATGCTGGTAAGACTAGTCTCCTTGAGGCTGCGGCTACGAGCCTCGTCCTAAACTACGCTGACGTGAAGCTTGCGAACTACTACTTGATGGTTATGTATGCTGCTCGTGGCAGCGAGAAGCACTCAATCGCCTCGCTCGTGCCGCCGGGGGCTGCGTCGGCGAGGGCCTGTGTCTCCCTCGGCGGCGAGGAGGTCTGCACGGAGATAACGAGGGAGTCTCGCCAGGAGTCGCGTGGCGCTCAGCTGGTTACCGTCGTCGAGGTGGAGCTTAGGGCGACTAGGCGGGAGTGTAGCCTGACCTACACCCTGGAGCCGGCTGGTATAGGCGTGAGGGCTGATGGGAGGGACTGTTTTAGCCAGGAGCTCGGCGTAGGCGTGCTGACCCCGGGTATAATACCGTATGACTTCTTCGACATGGTTATTGGCAGGTTGAAGCGGGAGCAGGAGAGCCTAGAGGCGCTTACGCTCGAGATAGCCGGGAGGAGGTTCAAGGTGGATCTCGCTAGCGACGACTGGGACCAGATGGCCGCCTACGTCGTCGAGGACGCGGGCCAGGAGAGGCCGAGGAAGGTTATCTTCTACAGTGTTGGCCGGGGTCTTCAGCGTGGCCTCCAGTACCTACTGCTGCTAAGCCTAGCGGACATAATCCTCGTGGACGAGATAGAGTCCGCAATGCACCCCGAGCTACTCGAGGCCATCGCCGCTAGGACTGCCGAGGCGGCGAGGAGGGGGAAGCAGTTCGTCATCACGACGCAGAGCCTGGAGGCTGCCAGGATGCTCGCGGCCGCGCTGGTGACCCGGGACCGTGCTGCCTGGAGGAGCCCGGCACGGCTGCTGGAGGAGTCGCGCCGTGCATGCACCGAGCCCGACAGCGAGGATGAGCTCGAGCGCCTCCTAGCCCTGGTGGTGCTGGACCGCGACGGGGACAGCCTCCGCTCCATGAGGCTGGCGGGGTGCGAGGCGCTGAGCCATATAGCGGGTAGCAGGGATGTGAGGCTGAGCTACACGCTCCTCTAG